TTCAGAAAGATATTTCATTTTCTTCTAATTTTTTTAAATAATCTTCATAGGTTTTTAAACTTTCTTCCGCTTCTTTTTTATCAAGAATCTGAATAGCAAAACCAACATGAACAATCACATAATCTCCTTCTTTTGCTTCAGGGGTTAGGTCAATACATACTTCCCTTTTTATTCCTCCAAATTCAACTTTAGCAAATTTTGAACCATCTTTCTCATATATGTTTATTATCTTACCTGGTATTCCGAGACACATTATTAATTTTAATATAAATCATTGAACTAAAAAAATTTTTTTAATATTATTAAATATGGTTCAAATTACAGGTTTTGTTTTAATAGGACTCCTTGCAGGTATTTTGTCTGGATTATTTGGAATAGGAGGAGGGCTTATAATAATACCTGCTTTAATTTTGTTTTTTAAGATGAATCAGCATCTTGCTCAAGGAACTTCCCTTGGTGCTCTCCTTCTTCCTGTGGGTATTTTAGGATTTCTTGAATACTGGAGAAACGGAAATGTTCATATTAAAGGGGCACTTCTTATTGCTCTTGGACTTTTTATAGGTGCTTTTTTTGGTGCCTATATTGCTAATATTATTCCTACCAAAACTCTTTCTAAACTATTTGCCATTTTTCTAATTATAGTTGCATTAAGGCTCTTTTTTGGAAAATAATTATACCTATGAAAGTTAAAATAGGTAAAGAAGAAAAAATTTTTAAGGAAGAAATAAAAAGGGTTTCGGATATTTTTAAAAAACTTGCTCTTAACCCTGAAGAATATATTGTTGTTAGAAAAAATGAAGTTTTAACTGAAGATGAAATTTTAAGAGAAGATGATGAGATAGAACTTATAAGGGTTATTTCAGGTGGAATTTGATAGCAGAAATTTTATTTTCTGTTAACTTAATTGTTCCTCTTGGAAAGCCTGATTATAACTTATCCTATAAAGAATTAAAAAGAGAAATTGAGATAAAAAAGGAAAAATTTTTAAATAATTTTAAATTTTTAAAAAATAATATAAAAATTAAAAAAACTCTTATTCTTTCCCAGAAAATTCTTATTGAAATTCCTGATTCTCTTTTAAAATATTTTGAAATTAATAAAGTGCCTTACTCCTTTGACCATATTATACCTCTCCCTAAACTTTCGCCTTCAGGTTCCTCAGGTTCTTTCTGGCACAAAAAATTTATAAATGCGGACACTTTTTATAAAATTGGTATTAAGGGTAAAGGAAATGTAGCTGTCATTATTGATACAGGAATTGATACAACACATACTGAGTTAAAAAATAAATTAATTCTCTTCAAAGATTTTGTAAATTATGGACCACCTTCTGATCCTCTCGGTCATGGAACTTTTGTTGCATCACTTATTGCAGGTGATTCAGCAGGAATTGCTCCTCTAACAAAACTTATTGTTCTAAAGGTTTTTTCAGAGTTAGGTGGGTTAATATCGGATATTCATGAAGCCTTTGATTATGTTGCAGAACTTATTGAAAATGGAATAAATGTAAAAATATTAAATGGCTCTTTTGGAACTCATCCTCTTTTTGATGAATTTTTTCCAGATTTATTCTATTTAAAAAATAAGGGTGTATTTCTTTGTTTTGCAGCAGGAAACGAAGGACCCTCATCAGGGACAACATCCTCTCCGGGTAATTATCCCTTTGTTTTTTCCTCAGGAGCCTGTGATTCAAATTCAAATGTTACTAATTTTTCTTCAAGAGGACCTTCTCCCTTTTCTCATCCTTGGAGTGATACAATTTATTATTTTTTTAAAGAATGGAACTTTGTCTCACCTTTTTTAATTGCACCTGGAAAAGACATAAAGGGTGCTTTTCCTTTAAATCAGTATATAATAGCAGATGGAACAAGTGCCTCTTCACCAATTTTAGCAGGTAGCATTTCCCTTATACTTCAATATAATCCCTTTTTAACACCTGATTCTCTTGCAAGAATTTTTAAAAATAATTTAAGAAGAAAACCTTTTAATAATTATCCCAATTATGAGGAGGGTTTTGGTTTTCTTGATTTAAAAAAAATAATTAAAGTTTTAGAAAGAAAGGATACTCTTTTATACTCAATTCAGAATTTTTCCCTTAATTCAAAAAGTTTTCCCATTTTTCAGAATGACACTTTTATAGTTAATGTATCTTTAATTTCAAATAAGATTTTTAATGACAGTGTAAAAATAAAATTTTTAAAAAACCCGGATTATATTATTTTTGATACTCTTTTTAATTTCTATGCTCAGGATATTTTAAATTTTTCTTCAAGGGGAGTTCTTTTAAATTATCCTGATAATGACACACTTAAATTTAACTTTATACTAACTTTTTCAAATTTCTCAAAAATTTATGAAATGAAAGTTTTTCTTTCTGATTCCCTTTTAACAATAAAAAATAAGAATTATGAGTTTTCCATTTCTTCAACAGGTTCAATTGGATTTTTAAGTTCAGAGCAAAAGAAAGGAAAAGGTTTTATTTTTAAAAATTACGGAAATTTACTTTATTACGGCAGTTTTGCTTTTGGAAATTCTTTTAATTATATTGTTGATAGATTTTATGAAAAATTTAATATAGATGATAGAGATACAAGACCTTTAAAGGAAGATAAATTTTATTTTAAAAAAGAAAATAATTTCTATACCTTTAAATTCAGCGATGATTATTCTCAACATCCAAAGGGAAATATATTGAAGGTAAAATTAAAGGATTTTGATGAAGGTTTTTTATTTATTTTAAAACCTGAAAATTTTGTAGAGGAGATGTATTTGTCTTCCTTTTTTGACCCAGATATTTTAAATCCCCTTACAAATTTTGCAGATTACGACAGTGCTTCAAGAATACTTTTTACTTCAAAACAGGGGGGCCCTGTTTTTGGAATCCTTGATATTGATAATTCTACATTTTGTGGTGTTTTAAAAAATGAAATATACACCTACCCTTATGGAGGACTTCCTGATTCACTCCAATATCTTTTTATGAAGGGAGATATATGGGATTTTAGCAAGGATTTAGGTGATTATTCAATTTATATTTCAAAGAAAGTAAATCCGTTAGATTCTCTTTTATTTTTTATTTTTGCAGGAGAAAATTTTGATACACTTTTATCAAAGAGGGAAAGAATTTTGAATAAATTAAATTTAAGTCAGAGAAATAATTTTAGAGGAATTTCAAGAATCTATCCAAATCCATTTATAGACCCTTATCAAAAAAATTTAAAGATTATAAATTACGGTAAGGGAAAAATAACTTTTTATGATTTAACAGGTAGAAAAACTTATGAAACTCAGATTTTAAAGGATGGTTTAAATGTTATTAAATTAAATAATTTTAAAAATTCAGGTATTTATTTTTTAAGGTTTAATGATAAAAATAAAATTTATAAACTTGTATATCTTAATTTAAGATGACTGTAATTATAAAAACTTCCTTTTATTATGGTCCCCTTGAAATTCTTTTAAAGTGGCTTTTATCAAAGGAACTTGATCCTTTTAAAATTAAAATTTCTGTTTTAGCAGACGAATTTTTAAATTATTACTTGAAAAATCACCAAGTTTCATTTAAAGATGCTCTTGAATTTTTATATGCTTTAACTTTTTTCCTTGTTTATAAAACACACCACCTTTTTGAAAAATTTGATGGTGAAGAAGAAGAGGTGGAAAAAAAAGAGGAAGTTACTATTTCTTTTATCGAAATTATTGAATTTTTAAATGAAAGATATGAGAAGATGTCAAAAATGTATGGAAGGGAAGGGGAAGAGAGTTTAGATTATGATGAGAGTTTTGATCCTTCTCTTTTGTTTTCTCTTTTTACAAAATTAATTCAGAAATTACCAGAATTAAAGGAAAAACTTGAGGAAATACCAAAGATAGAAGAAAAGATTGATTACATACTTAAAGAATTAGAGAAAAATGAAATTATTTTTTTCAGTAATCTCATCTTAGGGTCAAAAAGTAAAATAGAGGCTATTGTTATGTTTCTTGCGCTTCTTGAACTTATAAGATTAAGAAAAATCTTATGTATACAGGAAAAAATTTTTGATGATATAATAATTAAGAAAAGAAATGAAGTTTAGTTATAATTTAAGAGATAAATTTTTATTTTTTTTATCTTATTTATTTTATAAGTTTATAGTTCCTTTAGAAGTTAAAAGACCAAGAACAAAGATGTTTATTTATGAAATGATTTATTCCTTTTATAAACTGATTGATTACAAGAAAAATTTCCCTTATTTTTTTAACGATAATTTAATAGTGACAAAATTTGGTAAATTTAAAATAAGAAGCAAAACTGCTGATGCAGCTTCTGTTTCACCTGCTTATGAAAGAAGGGATGTAAATTTTTTAATTAAAAAAATTGATGAAAAAATAAAAGAAAATAAAAAAATTTTATTTTGCGATATAGGTGCTGATATTGGTTACTATTCTATTTTGATAGGTAATAAGTTTAAAAGGAAGATAAAAATTTTTTCCTTTGAACCATTAAAAGAAAGTTTTGAATTATTGAAGGAAAATATTAATATAAATAATCTATCAGATACTATAGTTCCCTTAAATTTTGCTCTATCAGATTCTGAAGGTGAGTTTTACATTAATGTTAATATCTTATCACCTGGTGATAGTTCTTTGATTTATAGTTTTGATAATGGAGTTAAGATTAAAGTAAAAACAAAGAGACTTGATGATATTCTCGGAGATTATGTCAGGGAATTTGATACTGTTCTTGCTAAAATTGATGTAGAGGGTTTTGAAGAGAAAGTTTTAACTGGAGCAAAAAGATTTTTAGAAAATTCAAAAGAAGTAATTTTATTAATAGAAGATTTTATTAATCCTGAAATTATAAACTATCTTGAAAAAAATAATTTTAAATTTTTATGTAAATTAACAACATATAACAGTTTCTGGACCTATAAGTTATGATAGCTAATCTTGATCTGTCCTATAGAAATACCTCCATCATTTGGAGGTATCTGAGAATGAATAAAAATTTTTTTATTTTTTATTTTTTTAAAAATAAGTTCAGTTAAAAGTTTATTCTGAAATACACCTCCACTTAATAGTATTTTATCTTTATCTATAAGCTGGCTTATTTTTTTTACTATTTCTGCAAGGGTTAAATGAAATTTATAAGCAATGTAACTTTTATCCTTTTTTCTTTTAATATCAGAAATAATTTCTTCAAAAATTGGAACAAAGTCAATAACATAGTAATTTTCTTTTTTAATTTCAAAAGTGTAAGGAGATTTTAATTTTCCTTTATAATTTTCTGCAATCCATTCTAATATCATTGCTGCCTGACCTTCAAAAGTGCTTTTCTGTTTTAAGTTTAATAGTGAAGAAACTGCATCAAATATTCTACCAGCAGATGTTGTTTTAAAAATAGAAAGATTTTTTTCATAAGCACTTTTAAATATTTTCTTTTCTTCCTCAGTTAAACTTTTAATAGGTTCAAAATCCATTTCAAAAATTTTTTCACCGTAAATTTCATATAAAATACCAATTGCACTTCTTCTTGGTTCCTTTATTGCTTTATCTCCGCCCAGTAAGCCGAATTCCCTGAAACTGGCAAACCTTTTAAAATCTTTAAAATCACATATTAAAAATTCACCACCCCATATTTTACCATCTCTTCCATAACCTGTTCCATCCCAGGAAACTCCTAAAACCTCTTCTTCAATCCTGTTTTCAATCATACAGGAAGCAATATGAGCATGATGATGGAAAACTTTTATTAAGGGAATATTTTCATTTTTGCTTAATTCCTCGCCATATTTTGTTGAAAGATATTCAGGGTGAGCATCACAGGCAATAATTTCTGGTTTAAATTCATAAAGCTTTTTAAAGTCTTCTATTACTTTTTTAAAAGCATTGAAGGATTTTTCATTATCTAAATCTCCTATGTGTTGTGAAACAATTATTCTGTTAAACTTTGATATTGCGATAGTATTTTTAAGGTAAGGTCCAAGGGCAAGTATCTGTGGTAAGTTTTTTTTGATAATAAAAGGAAGGGGGGCATATCCTCTTGCTCTTCTTATTACGAGAGGTTTATTGTTAATAATTTTAACAACTGAATCGTCAATATATCTTTCAATAGGCCTTGTATTCATTAAAAAGTAATCTGCTATATCTTTTAATCTCATAAGAGCTTCTTCATTTTCATAGGCAATGGGTTCTTCTGATAAATTACCAGAAGTGCATATAATTGGAAAATCAATTTTACTCATTAAAAGGTGATGTAAGGGTGTATAAGGTAAAATTGCACCTATATAGGGATTATCTGGAGCACAATATTTTGATAATTTATTGTCTTTTTTTGATTTTATAGTTAAAATCGGTGATTGAGGTGATAAAAGTATTTCTTTTTCAATTGAAGAAATATAGGCATATTCTTTTAAATGTTCAAGGTTTTTAAACATAATTGCGAAGGGTTTTTCGTCCCTCTTTTTTCTTTTTCTTAATTCTAAAACACATTCATCAGATAAGGCATTTGTTAAAAGTTGAAATCCGCCAATTCCCTTTAAGGCTATTATTTTTCCCTTCTTTAGAAATTGTGCTGTTTTTTCTATTGCTTTTTCTCCTTTTTCAATAATATTTCCTTCTCTATCTGTAAGAAAAACTTCTGGACCGCATTCAGGACAGGCATTTGGTTGTGCATGAAATCTTCTATTGATGGGATTTTCGTATTCTTCCTTGCATTCAGGACACATTTCAAAAATTTTCATTGTTGTATTTTTTCTATCATAGGGAATATTTTGAATTATACTGAACCTTGGACCACAATTAGTGCAGTTTGTAAAAGGATAAAAGTATCTTCTATTTTTTTTATCAAAAATTTCTCTTTTGCATTCTTCACAGGTTGCAATATCTGGTAGAATAAAAGCGATTTTTTCTCCCTTTTCTTCTGATTTTAAAATTTCAAATTCATTTTCATTTTTAAGGGGAATTTCTTTTATTTCAAATAGTGTATATGTTGTTAAGGGAGGTTTATCCCTTTTAAGTTTTGAAAGAAATTTGTTTAAGTTTTTAACTTCTCCTTCGACTTCAATTGTAACTCCTTCAGGATTATTTTTAACAAATCCATTTAATTTGTTTTCCTTTGCAATTCTATAAACAAAGGGTCTAAATCCTATTCCCTGAACTGTTCCTTCTATTTTTATTAAAAATCTTTTCTTCAAGATTTGAAGTATTCTTCTCTTTTATTTTTAATAAATTCTGCTACTTCTTTTATATTATCTCCTTTTAATGCTGATATTTTGAAAATTTTAATGTTTTCTTTAATTTTTTTTGCTTCTTCTTCAACTTTTTCAATATCAAAGTTAAGATATGGTAAAAGGTCAATTTTATTTATTAATATAACATCACCTGTTAAAAAGGCTTTAGGATATTTTGGTAATTTATCGTCACCCTCAGGTGTTGATAACATTATAATTCTTAAATGTTCTCCCAAATCATAACTTGCAGGGCAGACAAGGTTACCAACATTTTCAATAAAGAGATATTCTGTGTTTTCAGGTATTAGTGAAATAGATTTTTTTATCATAATTGCTTCAAGGTGACAGGTTCCGCCTGTTACAATCTGGTAGGAATTTCCTCCTTTTTCCCTTATTCTTTTTGCATCTCTTTCAGTTTCAATATCTCCAACGAGTATAAAAACTTTATTTTTTTCAAAAAAGCTAAGTAATTTTTCAATGAAAGTTGTTTTACCTGCTCCAGGTGAAGATATTATATTTATTACAAATATTTTTCTTTTATTAAAAAATTCTCTTAACTCCTGAGCAATTTCTTCATTAACTTTTAAAATTGGTATTGAGATATCTTCTCTAATTATTTTTGTCATAATTTTATATTAAATTCTCTTTTAAAAATTTTCAATAACTAAACTTTTTATAAAAATTTTATCTCCTTTAATTATTTCTCCGCCAAAGTTTTCGCAAAAAGGGCATAGAAAGGGAAAATAAGGAGTATTAAAAGTTTTTCCGCATTTTAAACATTTAATTTCAGGTTCTATTAAGTTTATTTTTAATTCTGTTTCTTTGAATTCTGTTTCTTTTTTTAATATTTCAAAGGCTTCTTCAAAAAGAACCGGTTCTGCTCCTGAAAGTTTTCCAAAATCAAGTTCTACCTTAAGGATTTTTTTTGCTTTTTTCTCCTTTTTCTGTTCTCTTAGTAATTCAATAAGATTATTTGCTAAAGAGTATTCGTGCATTAAAATATTCCTGTTATTTCTCCATTTTCATCAATATCAATATTAATTGCTGCTGGTTCTTTGGGTAATCCAGGCATTTCAAGTATGTCACCGCAAAGGGGAACTATGAATTTTGCTCCTGATTTAATTCTTACATCATCTATTCTAAGTTCGAAATTTTTAGGCCATCCCCTTAATTTTGAATTATCTGAGATTGAATACTGGGTTTTTGCCATACAGATATAAAAATCATTGAAATTAAGTGTTTCACAAAGTTCTATTTTCTTTAAAGCATTTTCTGAATATATAACTGTGTTTGCTCCATAAACTTCTTTTGATATTTTTTCAATTTTTTCCTTTATTCCTGATTTTATATCATAAAGTCTTTTAAAGTTTTCTTTTTCATTTTCAATAACTTCAATAATTTTATTTGCTAATTCTTTACTACCTTCTCCCCCTTTTAAGAAACCTTCACATATAGAAAAGGGAACTTTTTCCTCAATTAATAGTTCTTCGAGTTTTTTTATTTCTCTTTCTGTATCAGAAGGAAATCTGTTTATAGCCACCACTGTTCTGAGTCCGAATACATTTTTAAGTATATTTATATGTGCTTTCAAATTTTCAAAACCTTTTATTAGGGCGTTTTCATTTTCTGTTTTTAATTGTTCCTTTTTAAGACCCCCGTGATATTTCAATGCTCTTATTGAAACTACGAGAACTGCACAATCTACTTTTGTATCAAGTTCCCTTGTTACAATATTTATGAATTTTTCAGCACCAAGGTCAGAACCAAATCCTGCTTCTACAACTGCGTATTCGCAAAGTTTTAATGCTAAATCTATTGCTAAAACTGAACATGTGCCATGAGCTATATTTCCAAAAGGTCCTGTGTGTATTATTGCAGGTGTATTTTCACTTGTTTGAACAAGGTTAGGTTTTAAAGCATCTTTTAGAAGTGCAGCCATAGCTCCCTGGGCTTTTAAATTTTTTGCAAAAACCGGTTCCTTTTTATAGGTAAATCCTAAAAGAATGTTTGAAATTCTTTCTTTAAGTTCATTATAGTTTTTAGAAAGTCCAAGTATTGCCATTATTTCAGAAGCAGGAGTGATTACAAATCCATCCTCCCTTAAAGGTCCATTTTTCAAGGGATTGAGTCCTACTATCACCTTTCTTAAAGATCTATCATTCATATCAATGGTTCTTGGCCATAATATATCGTTAGGGTTTATTCCAAGAGAGTTGCCATGGAAAATTGAAGCATCTAACATGGCTGAAAGCAAATTATGAGCTGAACTTACTGCGTGAAAATCTCCTGTAAAGTGAAGGTTTATTTCTTCCATAGGTAAAACCTGGGAATAACCACCACCTGTGGCTCCCCCCTTTATTCCAAAAACAGGTCCAAGTGAGGGTTCCCTTAAACAGACGATAGATGTTTTTCCCAATTTCCAGAAAGCCATAGAAAGGGAAATTGAAACAGTTGTTTTACCTTCACCAAAGGGCGTTGGAGTCATTGCAGTTACAAGGATTAGTTTGCCTTTTCTTTCCTTTGTTTTAAAAAATTCTGGTTCAATTTTAGCCTTATATTTTCCGTAAAGATATAGAGAATTTTCGTTTATTCCAATTTTTTCAGCAATTTCTTTTATATCAAAGAGTTTTATAGATTTAGCAATTTCAATATCAGATTTCAATTTCCCCTCCTCCTTTTTTAAAATTTATTTTAAAAAATCCCTTATTATTTTTTCAATTTTTGTGATAATTTCAGGTATTTTTTTCTTTAAGTTTTCAGATAGTTCTGGTTTTATAGTATATGGGTCTTCAACAGAAATTCCTATTATAAGCAATTCTTTTGGGAAAGGAATTTTTAATTTTTTTGCAATTTTATAAATTTCAGGTAATCCTATGTAATGGTTACTTTTTATTTGTTTTGAATCAAAATCTTTCTGTTTAAAAATGTATATTTCTCCTATGTCTTTTTTTCCGGTGAAAATACTGTCAATTATTACTGCTTTTTCATAAGGCGAAAGAAAATCAATTAAAGAAAGCCCCATTTCTTCAGTGGATATAATGTCAGCAAGATTTAAAAATTTTTTTTCTAAAAATTTGGTTAAATATATTCCTATTCCATCGTCACCTCTTATTGTATTACCGAGTCCAAGAATTAAATACTTCTTCCTTAAATCTTTTTTTTCAAAAGTTTTTAATCTTATCAATTATGTTGCCCTTTTTATCCCTTATATTTATAAGAAGTGGTATATTTCCTGGTAGTGAATGAGTTCCGCAAGCATGACATGGATCATAAGCTCTAAAGGCCATTTCAATCATATTTAATATTCCTTCATCATATTTTCCATTTTTTATAAGACCTTTTGCTGCTTTTTCTACGGACATTGCAATTCTTGCTGCATTGTTCTGGGTAGCAACAATAAGATTTGCTTTTGTTATAAATCCCTTTTCATCAGTTTCATAGTGATGTATTAGTATTCCTCTTGGTGCTTCAACAACACCAATACCTACTGAAGGTATTTCTTTACTTATGTTTCTTATATTATCTGATGTAATTTCAGGATCCTTTGCCAATTCAAGAAATCTCTCAGCAGCATAAATCATTTCAATTACTCTTGCCCAGTGATTTGCAAGTGTATGGTGAACAGGTTTTACGCCCAGTGTTTTATAAAATTCTTCATACGCCTCTTGAGCTTTTGGTGTTGCCATTCCCTCTGAAGCATTTAACCTTGCAAGAGGTGCTACAGAATAAACACCTGAATCCTTTCCGTCAATAAATCCTTTCCATCCTACTTTTTTAAGGAAAGGAAACTTTATATAGGTCCAGTTTTCAACATGTTCTGCTATGTAATCTTTGTAATCCCTTACATCAAATAGAGCAAATTCTTTTCCTTCAGGGTCTACAACTCTTATTTTTCCGTCATAGAAATTAACCTTTTTGTTATTATCAACAAGACCCATATAATAGGTTCTATGGGTGTAAGTATCCGATGTTATAAGTTCTACATATTCTTTGTTTGACAAAACTATATCTTTGAAAACCTTTAAAGTAAAGAGGGCAAATTCAACTCCTTTTTCAGCAACCTTTACAAAATTTTTTCTTTCTTCCTCTTTTAATCCTCTTGTAACACCACCTGGAACTCCCCATGCGGGGTGAATAACTTTTCCTGCAAGAAGTGTCATAAGTTCTCTTATTTCCCTTCTCATTGAAATTACTTTTTTACCTATTTCAAGCCCCACCTTCTGTATTACTCCTAAAACATTTCTTTCTTCTTTTTTTGCTTTTGGTCCAACAATAAAGTCAGGTCCTCCAAGAATATAAACATGGAGTGCATGGTCTTCAAGCATAAACATATTGTAGAGCATTTCTCTTAATTTTTTTGCAGGAGAAGGTGGTTCCACTTTATAAAGGTCATCGAGAGCTTTTGTGCTTGCCATGTGATGTGCTGTTGGACAGACACCACAGATTCTTGGTGTTATAATTGGCATATCCTCAGCTGGTTTACCTTTAACAAAAATTTCAAATCCTCTTAACTCTGGGACGACAAAATAGGCTTTTTCTACATTTCCATTTTCGTCAAGAAAAATTTCTATTTTTCCGTGCCCTTCAAGTCTTGTAATTGGGTCAATTGTTATTCTATGTTCCATTTTTTACCCTCCATTTTTTTTATTTTTTGTTTCAAAAAT
The sequence above is a segment of the candidate division WOR-3 bacterium genome. Coding sequences within it:
- a CDS encoding HypC/HybG/HupF family hydrogenase formation chaperone, which produces MCLGIPGKIINIYEKDGSKFAKVEFGGIKREVCIDLTPEAKEGDYVIVHVGFAIQILDKKEAEESLKTYEDYLKKLEENEISF
- a CDS encoding sulfite exporter TauE/SafE family protein: MVQITGFVLIGLLAGILSGLFGIGGGLIIIPALILFFKMNQHLAQGTSLGALLLPVGILGFLEYWRNGNVHIKGALLIALGLFIGAFFGAYIANIIPTKTLSKLFAIFLIIVALRLFFGK
- a CDS encoding MoaD/ThiS family protein → MKVKIGKEEKIFKEEIKRVSDIFKKLALNPEEYIVVRKNEVLTEDEILREDDEIELIRVISGGI
- a CDS encoding S8 family peptidase, translating into MIAEILFSVNLIVPLGKPDYNLSYKELKREIEIKKEKFLNNFKFLKNNIKIKKTLILSQKILIEIPDSLLKYFEINKVPYSFDHIIPLPKLSPSGSSGSFWHKKFINADTFYKIGIKGKGNVAVIIDTGIDTTHTELKNKLILFKDFVNYGPPSDPLGHGTFVASLIAGDSAGIAPLTKLIVLKVFSELGGLISDIHEAFDYVAELIENGINVKILNGSFGTHPLFDEFFPDLFYLKNKGVFLCFAAGNEGPSSGTTSSPGNYPFVFSSGACDSNSNVTNFSSRGPSPFSHPWSDTIYYFFKEWNFVSPFLIAPGKDIKGAFPLNQYIIADGTSASSPILAGSISLILQYNPFLTPDSLARIFKNNLRRKPFNNYPNYEEGFGFLDLKKIIKVLERKDTLLYSIQNFSLNSKSFPIFQNDTFIVNVSLISNKIFNDSVKIKFLKNPDYIIFDTLFNFYAQDILNFSSRGVLLNYPDNDTLKFNFILTFSNFSKIYEMKVFLSDSLLTIKNKNYEFSISSTGSIGFLSSEQKKGKGFIFKNYGNLLYYGSFAFGNSFNYIVDRFYEKFNIDDRDTRPLKEDKFYFKKENNFYTFKFSDDYSQHPKGNILKVKLKDFDEGFLFILKPENFVEEMYLSSFFDPDILNPLTNFADYDSASRILFTSKQGGPVFGILDIDNSTFCGVLKNEIYTYPYGGLPDSLQYLFMKGDIWDFSKDLGDYSIYISKKVNPLDSLLFFIFAGENFDTLLSKRERILNKLNLSQRNNFRGISRIYPNPFIDPYQKNLKIINYGKGKITFYDLTGRKTYETQILKDGLNVIKLNNFKNSGIYFLRFNDKNKIYKLVYLNLR
- a CDS encoding segregation/condensation protein A, yielding MTVIIKTSFYYGPLEILLKWLLSKELDPFKIKISVLADEFLNYYLKNHQVSFKDALEFLYALTFFLVYKTHHLFEKFDGEEEEVEKKEEVTISFIEIIEFLNERYEKMSKMYGREGEESLDYDESFDPSLLFSLFTKLIQKLPELKEKLEEIPKIEEKIDYILKELEKNEIIFFSNLILGSKSKIEAIVMFLALLELIRLRKILCIQEKIFDDIIIKKRNEV
- a CDS encoding FkbM family methyltransferase, which translates into the protein MKFSYNLRDKFLFFLSYLFYKFIVPLEVKRPRTKMFIYEMIYSFYKLIDYKKNFPYFFNDNLIVTKFGKFKIRSKTADAASVSPAYERRDVNFLIKKIDEKIKENKKILFCDIGADIGYYSILIGNKFKRKIKIFSFEPLKESFELLKENININNLSDTIVPLNFALSDSEGEFYINVNILSPGDSSLIYSFDNGVKIKVKTKRLDDILGDYVREFDTVLAKIDVEGFEEKVLTGAKRFLENSKEVILLIEDFINPEIINYLEKNNFKFLCKLTTYNSFWTYKL
- the hypF gene encoding carbamoyltransferase HypF; translated protein: MKKRFLIKIEGTVQGIGFRPFVYRIAKENKLNGFVKNNPEGVTIEVEGEVKNLNKFLSKLKRDKPPLTTYTLFEIKEIPLKNENEFEILKSEEKGEKIAFILPDIATCEECKREIFDKKNRRYFYPFTNCTNCGPRFSIIQNIPYDRKNTTMKIFEMCPECKEEYENPINRRFHAQPNACPECGPEVFLTDREGNIIEKGEKAIEKTAQFLKKGKIIALKGIGGFQLLTNALSDECVLELRKRKKRDEKPFAIMFKNLEHLKEYAYISSIEKEILLSPQSPILTIKSKKDNKLSKYCAPDNPYIGAILPYTPLHHLLMSKIDFPIICTSGNLSEEPIAYENEEALMRLKDIADYFLMNTRPIERYIDDSVVKIINNKPLVIRRARGYAPLPFIIKKNLPQILALGPYLKNTIAISKFNRIIVSQHIGDLDNEKSFNAFKKVIEDFKKLYEFKPEIIACDAHPEYLSTKYGEELSKNENIPLIKVFHHHAHIASCMIENRIEEEVLGVSWDGTGYGRDGKIWGGEFLICDFKDFKRFASFREFGLLGGDKAIKEPRRSAIGILYEIYGEKIFEMDFEPIKSLTEEEKKIFKSAYEKNLSIFKTTSAGRIFDAVSSLLNLKQKSTFEGQAAMILEWIAENYKGKLKSPYTFEIKKENYYVIDFVPIFEEIISDIKRKKDKSYIAYKFHLTLAEIVKKISQLIDKDKILLSGGVFQNKLLTELIFKKIKNKKIFIHSQIPPNDGGISIGQIKISYHNL
- the hypB gene encoding hydrogenase nickel incorporation protein HypB: MTKIIREDISIPILKVNEEIAQELREFFNKRKIFVINIISSPGAGKTTFIEKLLSFFEKNKVFILVGDIETERDAKRIREKGGNSYQIVTGGTCHLEAIMIKKSISLIPENTEYLFIENVGNLVCPASYDLGEHLRIIMLSTPEGDDKLPKYPKAFLTGDVILINKIDLLPYLNFDIEKVEEEAKKIKENIKIFKISALKGDNIKEVAEFIKNKREEYFKS
- a CDS encoding hydrogenase maturation nickel metallochaperone HypA produces the protein MHEYSLANNLIELLREQKKEKKAKKILKVELDFGKLSGAEPVLFEEAFEILKKETEFKETELKINLIEPEIKCLKCGKTFNTPYFPFLCPFCENFGGEIIKGDKIFIKSLVIENF
- a CDS encoding formate--tetrahydrofolate ligase, with product MKSDIEIAKSIKLFDIKEIAEKIGINENSLYLYGKYKAKIEPEFFKTKERKGKLILVTAMTPTPFGEGKTTVSISLSMAFWKLGKTSIVCLREPSLGPVFGIKGGATGGGYSQVLPMEEINLHFTGDFHAVSSAHNLLSAMLDASIFHGNSLGINPNDILWPRTIDMNDRSLRKVIVGLNPLKNGPLREDGFVITPASEIMAILGLSKNYNELKERISNILLGFTYKKEPVFAKNLKAQGAMAALLKDALKPNLVQTSENTPAIIHTGPFGNIAHGTCSVLAIDLALKLCEYAVVEAGFGSDLGAEKFINIVTRELDTKVDCAVLVVSIRALKYHGGLKKEQLKTENENALIKGFENLKAHINILKNVFGLRTVVAINRFPSDTEREIKKLEELLIEEKVPFSICEGFLKGGEGSKELANKIIEVIENEKENFKRLYDIKSGIKEKIEKISKEVYGANTVIYSENALKKIELCETLNFNDFYICMAKTQYSISDNSKLRGWPKNFELRIDDVRIKSGAKFIVPLCGDILEMPGLPKEPAAINIDIDENGEITGIF
- a CDS encoding hydrogenase maturation protease, with product MIRLKTFEKKDLRKKYLILGLGNTIRGDDGIGIYLTKFLEKKFLNLADIISTEEMGLSLIDFLSPYEKAVIIDSIFTGKKDIGEIYIFKQKDFDSKQIKSNHYIGLPEIYKIAKKLKIPFPKELLIIGISVEDPYTIKPELSENLKKKIPEIITKIEKIIRDFLK